In a single window of the Photobacterium profundum SS9 genome:
- the malT gene encoding HTH-type transcriptional regulator MalT, which produces MWIPSKLTRPARLHNAILRSRLLESLDQAPYYRLVLFRSPAGYGKTTMAAQWLNKHSHTGWFNVDESDNDTFRFANYLLQSINKATNNACLKTQAMAERRQFACLTTLFSELFGELSDYGEQTYLVLDDYHVINNEEIHEGMRFFLKHMPDCVTLVVTSRTQPPLGTANLRVRDLLIEVDNHLLAFDQEETERFFHKRVSSEIETTVLNSLREQVEGWPSALQLIALHAQQKPNNLAESALSMANFNRGHLWDYLAEEVFDQLDRETQQFLLQCSVLDIFNAELVSDLTGRSDALSMLESLNRFGLFLNTLEGADNWYRFHNLFAEFLRHQRYSQIPQQRTELHNNAAKAWLKQNRPQQALMHAMKSKNEDLTIEILTDYGWNMYHHGELKLLEDSISALSTEKLFSAPRLTLLRAWLAQSQHRYDDVGELIAESEEEMKQRNLVLDDGLQGEFNALRAQVAINQSKPVDALVLSEQALGQLPSTTYRSRIVATSVVGEVHHCLGNLSRALPMMQQTEKMARQYHVYHQALWALLQQSEILVAQGYVQAAFELLDQAYRLVKEQHLQQVPLHEFLLRLRAQILWCWNRLDEAEECAHKSLEVLAPFDDTKSLHAYSMLARIALSRGEIDKAARYLELCNSLMERADYHIDWRANTDLSNLFYWQIKGEKDNIANWLHQAERPDSACNHFQQLQWRNIARACIILEDYHQAEEIFAMLEDNCKAHNLITDSNRNLVIQSILCKKQGQRKIALEHLKQALTLTNSTGMIGNFLCDANEICDLLQELVDTKQLNELELHRVQQLLREMTSKERNRSVHFDENFVEKLLNLPDVPELIRTSPLTQREWQVLGLIYAGFSNEQIASELDVASTTIKTHIRNLYQKLNIANRQQAINTAENLLKLMGF; this is translated from the coding sequence ATGTGGATACCTTCGAAACTTACTCGACCAGCACGCCTTCATAACGCAATTCTTCGTTCTCGATTGCTGGAAAGCCTCGATCAAGCGCCTTATTATCGCCTTGTTCTTTTTCGTTCGCCTGCCGGTTACGGTAAAACAACAATGGCCGCGCAGTGGTTGAATAAACACTCACATACTGGATGGTTTAACGTTGATGAAAGTGATAACGATACCTTTAGATTTGCAAACTATTTACTGCAATCCATTAATAAAGCAACAAATAATGCCTGTTTAAAAACCCAAGCAATGGCAGAACGCCGCCAGTTTGCGTGTTTAACAACACTATTTAGTGAATTATTTGGTGAGTTATCAGATTATGGTGAACAAACGTATTTAGTTCTTGATGATTACCATGTGATCAATAATGAAGAGATCCATGAAGGTATGCGCTTTTTCCTTAAGCACATGCCAGATTGCGTCACATTAGTGGTTACCAGCCGTACACAACCGCCACTCGGCACTGCAAATTTACGAGTACGCGATTTACTGATTGAGGTGGATAACCATTTACTGGCTTTTGATCAAGAAGAGACCGAACGCTTTTTTCACAAGCGAGTCTCTTCAGAAATTGAAACGACAGTACTCAATTCACTACGAGAACAAGTCGAAGGTTGGCCATCAGCTTTACAACTTATCGCACTGCATGCCCAACAAAAACCGAATAACCTGGCGGAGTCTGCCCTTTCAATGGCAAACTTTAACCGCGGGCATTTGTGGGACTACCTAGCAGAAGAAGTCTTTGACCAATTAGATCGTGAAACCCAGCAATTTTTATTACAGTGTTCAGTATTAGATATTTTCAATGCTGAATTAGTGTCTGACTTAACGGGCCGTAGCGATGCTCTCTCTATGTTGGAATCACTCAACCGCTTTGGTTTATTCTTAAATACACTTGAAGGTGCTGATAACTGGTATCGCTTCCATAACCTTTTCGCTGAATTTTTACGCCACCAGCGCTATTCTCAAATTCCACAACAACGAACAGAGCTACACAACAATGCTGCAAAAGCATGGCTAAAACAAAACCGTCCACAACAAGCTTTAATGCATGCAATGAAAAGTAAAAATGAAGATCTCACCATAGAGATCCTGACTGATTACGGTTGGAATATGTACCATCATGGAGAATTAAAACTCTTAGAAGATTCCATATCTGCCCTTAGCACTGAAAAGCTATTCAGCGCACCACGCCTTACCTTATTACGCGCTTGGCTAGCACAAAGTCAGCACCGCTATGATGATGTTGGTGAATTAATCGCTGAATCTGAAGAAGAAATGAAACAACGTAATTTAGTGTTAGACGATGGATTACAAGGTGAGTTTAATGCACTTCGTGCTCAAGTTGCCATCAACCAAAGTAAACCAGTAGATGCATTAGTGTTATCTGAACAAGCATTAGGACAGTTGCCTTCAACAACATACCGTAGTCGCATTGTTGCCACCTCTGTTGTGGGTGAAGTACACCACTGTTTAGGTAATCTCAGCCGTGCATTGCCGATGATGCAGCAAACAGAAAAAATGGCACGTCAGTACCATGTATATCATCAAGCCCTGTGGGCTCTATTGCAACAAAGTGAAATTCTCGTCGCTCAAGGTTATGTTCAAGCCGCGTTTGAATTACTCGACCAAGCCTATCGCCTAGTAAAAGAGCAACATCTACAACAAGTTCCTCTTCATGAATTTCTGTTACGCCTACGCGCTCAGATTTTATGGTGCTGGAACCGACTTGATGAAGCAGAAGAATGTGCCCATAAGAGCTTAGAAGTACTCGCACCCTTTGATGACACCAAGTCATTGCATGCTTACTCAATGCTGGCGCGTATTGCACTTAGTCGTGGTGAGATAGATAAAGCAGCACGTTATTTAGAATTGTGTAACAGCTTAATGGAACGCGCTGATTATCATATTGACTGGCGTGCAAACACCGATTTGTCTAACCTTTTTTACTGGCAGATAAAAGGTGAAAAAGACAATATCGCTAACTGGTTGCATCAAGCTGAACGTCCTGATAGTGCTTGTAACCACTTCCAGCAATTACAATGGCGAAACATCGCCCGTGCCTGCATCATTTTAGAAGACTACCATCAAGCAGAAGAAATCTTCGCTATGCTTGAGGATAATTGTAAAGCACACAACTTAATAACGGATAGTAATCGTAACCTTGTTATACAATCCATTCTGTGTAAAAAACAAGGCCAACGCAAAATTGCTCTTGAACACCTAAAACAAGCATTAACCTTGACGAACAGTACAGGCATGATCGGTAACTTTCTGTGTGATGCAAATGAAATTTGTGATTTACTACAAGAGTTGGTTGATACTAAACAGTTGAATGAATTAGAACTTCATCGAGTACAGCAACTTCTTCGTGAAATGACCAGCAAAGAACGTAACCGTTCAGTACACTTTGATGAAAACTTTGTCGAAAAGCTTCTAAACCTGCCTGATGTACCAGAGCTGATTCGTACAAGCCCACTGACTCAACGTGAATGGCAAGTACTTGGCTTAATTTACGCAGGTTTTAGCAACGAACAAATTGCATCTGAACTCGATGTTGCTTCTACAACGATCAAAACACACATTCGTAATTTGTATCAAAAGTTGAATATTGCAAACCGCCAACAAGCAATAAATACAGCAGAGAACTTACTTAAATTGATGGGCTTTTAA
- a CDS encoding methyl-accepting chemotaxis protein → MTKSSKEMTHKELDKEVDYSEGINLISTTDPDSNITYANQHFCDVAGYSKEEMDGESHNLVRHSDMPKQAFAQLWQYIKSGKSWMGLVKNSCKNGSYYWVSAFVTPITNDKGEVVEFQSVRSRPDQASVSRATQLYKQLNSDKKATTSRPRFAQTILIPCLLSVAFVLAMVQMLVSGMNIISIAMLLVIAIATGISVQLYQRYKKLTDMAKEAYDNPLMEHVYTGKKDDVSVVELALRMRQAELRAIVGRASETSGDILISAEDEFGNTQQMQTNLEQQMAATEQVSVAMGQMSSSIREVAESAAQASTITSEAQQMSLEGQQSVETTINSVHALHQELDNSKQVINALSDSSKQIEGIMDVIGSIADQTNLLALNAAIEAARAGDAGRGFAVVADEVRSLAQKTQSSTGEIQQMIARLQQTASQAVDAVERGGVLSKKCNDQAAETGTLLEQINEMLNLVTDSSHQIASAVEEQAGVSDEISRNVENINELTVATSKTSNYSVENTRMLVDRLETMKRLMDQFQRI, encoded by the coding sequence ATGACAAAATCTTCAAAAGAGATGACACATAAAGAGTTGGATAAAGAAGTTGATTATTCAGAAGGGATTAATCTGATATCAACCACAGATCCGGATAGTAATATTACTTATGCGAATCAGCATTTTTGTGATGTTGCGGGGTATAGCAAAGAGGAAATGGATGGAGAGTCTCACAATCTAGTTAGGCATAGTGATATGCCGAAACAGGCGTTCGCTCAACTTTGGCAATACATAAAGTCAGGTAAGAGTTGGATGGGGTTGGTGAAGAATAGTTGTAAAAATGGCAGCTATTATTGGGTTTCAGCATTTGTAACACCGATCACCAATGACAAAGGTGAGGTCGTTGAGTTTCAATCTGTACGCAGCCGACCCGATCAGGCTAGTGTCAGTCGTGCAACTCAACTCTATAAGCAATTGAACTCGGACAAGAAGGCTACCACGTCACGCCCTCGCTTTGCACAAACCATTTTAATTCCATGTCTTCTTTCTGTCGCTTTTGTATTGGCGATGGTACAAATGTTGGTATCTGGTATGAATATCATTTCTATCGCGATGCTTTTGGTTATCGCCATAGCGACTGGGATCAGTGTTCAGCTGTATCAACGTTATAAAAAATTAACGGATATGGCAAAAGAGGCTTACGATAATCCATTAATGGAGCATGTTTATACGGGTAAAAAAGATGATGTATCTGTGGTTGAATTAGCATTACGTATGCGTCAAGCAGAGCTGCGAGCCATTGTGGGGCGTGCCAGCGAAACATCGGGTGATATTCTTATTTCAGCTGAGGATGAGTTTGGTAACACGCAACAAATGCAGACCAATCTTGAACAACAAATGGCGGCAACAGAACAAGTAAGTGTTGCCATGGGACAAATGTCTTCATCGATCCGTGAAGTGGCAGAAAGCGCAGCACAAGCATCGACGATTACCTCAGAAGCACAGCAGATGTCGTTAGAAGGGCAACAGAGTGTTGAAACGACTATTAATTCTGTACATGCATTGCATCAAGAGTTAGATAACTCCAAGCAAGTCATTAATGCATTATCGGATAGCAGTAAACAAATTGAAGGTATTATGGATGTGATTGGCTCGATTGCCGATCAAACTAACTTATTGGCATTGAACGCTGCGATTGAAGCGGCTCGTGCTGGTGATGCAGGACGCGGCTTTGCGGTGGTCGCTGATGAGGTGCGTTCGTTAGCGCAGAAAACTCAATCATCAACGGGTGAAATTCAGCAGATGATTGCACGGCTACAACAAACGGCTAGCCAAGCTGTCGATGCTGTTGAACGCGGCGGTGTATTGTCGAAAAAATGTAATGATCAGGCAGCAGAAACGGGCACCTTATTAGAGCAGATCAACGAGATGCTTAACCTAGTCACAGATAGCAGCCATCAGATAGCCTCGGCAGTGGAAGAGCAAGCGGGTGTCAGCGATGAGATCTCACGCAATGTTGAAAACATCAACGAATTAACGGTCGCAACGTCAAAAACCAGTAATTATTCTGTTGAGAATACCCGTATGCTGGTGGACCGCCTGGAAACAATGAAGCGCTTGATGGATCAATTTCAACGTATATAA
- the glgB gene encoding 1,4-alpha-glucan branching protein GlgB, protein MQLERAAFSDPFSFLGPQYQSKGIALRVWMPGAVSMVVEIENGEKFPLTREDESGFVLISKMDLTAAVYKLHISWPTGEQTIHDPYQFHGFMPSGDALVSPSKMHSEMGAQLISLNKGGQPISGVRFLTYAPNASAVSVIGEFNAWDGRRHPMQRLDDGLWGLFIPDLEDGTQYKFELKDSSGNSLPHKADPWGYSSEQYPSFTSIVYDQSRYQWQDKAWQTRPVSVKHQEALSFYELHAGSWRRNEQGDFLTYRELAEQLIPYLSEMGYTHLELMPVSEHPFYGSWGYQPIGLFSPTSRFGTPDDFKYFVDQCHLAGIGVVLDWVPAHFPSDDHGLANFDGTALFNDPDPRRGWHQDWKSYIYDYGRDHVRRFLISNALFWLEHYHIDGLRVDAVASMLYLDYSREHDQWIPNHDGGNQNYDAISLLRWMNEEVYSHYPNAMTIAEESTAFSGVSRPTDMGGLGFGFKWNMGWMHDSLSYIQEEPVHRKFHHNTITFPLIYAFSENYVLSLSHDEVVYGKGSLLDKMPGDEWQKSANLRTYMGYMYGQPGKKLNFMGAEIAQSAEWSHDGQLEWHWLEYPRHNGMKKLVSDLNHLYQDLPALHELDCSPEGFEWRVQDDAETSVLAHERFALNGDKVLVVSNFTPVPREGYTLGVPAEGEYEVLLNTDAEKYWGSGTPIQQTVKTQLLEKHGLAQSISLDLPPLSTVFLAFKQHA, encoded by the coding sequence ATGCAGCTCGAAAGGGCTGCTTTTTCGGATCCGTTTTCGTTTTTAGGCCCACAGTATCAGTCAAAAGGCATCGCACTTCGTGTGTGGATGCCTGGGGCTGTTTCTATGGTAGTTGAAATTGAAAATGGTGAGAAATTTCCCCTTACACGCGAAGATGAAAGTGGTTTCGTTTTAATAAGTAAGATGGATCTTACCGCTGCAGTATATAAGCTACATATAAGCTGGCCGACTGGCGAGCAGACAATTCATGACCCGTACCAGTTTCATGGTTTTATGCCTTCAGGTGATGCACTAGTATCGCCATCGAAAATGCATAGCGAGATGGGTGCACAGTTGATCTCCCTTAATAAAGGTGGTCAGCCAATATCTGGTGTACGTTTTCTTACTTATGCACCGAATGCATCAGCAGTCAGTGTTATTGGTGAATTCAATGCTTGGGATGGCCGTCGTCACCCTATGCAACGTTTGGATGATGGCCTGTGGGGCTTATTTATTCCAGATTTAGAAGATGGCACTCAATATAAATTTGAATTAAAAGATAGTTCAGGAAATAGCTTACCGCATAAAGCTGATCCTTGGGGCTATTCATCAGAACAGTACCCATCTTTTACCTCTATCGTTTACGATCAGTCTCGTTACCAATGGCAAGATAAAGCATGGCAAACACGTCCTGTTAGTGTGAAGCATCAAGAAGCATTGTCTTTTTATGAGCTTCACGCGGGCTCATGGCGTAGAAATGAGCAGGGTGATTTTCTAACATATCGTGAACTTGCAGAACAGCTGATTCCTTATTTATCAGAGATGGGGTATACCCACCTTGAATTAATGCCAGTTTCAGAACATCCGTTCTATGGTTCATGGGGTTATCAACCTATTGGTTTGTTCTCACCAACAAGTCGATTTGGTACACCTGATGATTTCAAATACTTCGTTGATCAATGCCACTTGGCGGGTATCGGTGTCGTACTTGATTGGGTACCGGCTCATTTCCCTTCAGATGATCACGGTCTTGCTAATTTTGATGGCACAGCATTATTTAACGATCCAGATCCTCGTCGTGGTTGGCATCAAGATTGGAAGAGCTACATCTATGATTACGGTCGTGATCATGTTCGTCGATTCCTAATATCGAATGCGTTGTTCTGGCTCGAGCATTATCATATTGATGGTTTGCGTGTTGATGCTGTGGCATCAATGTTGTATCTCGATTATTCCCGTGAGCACGATCAGTGGATTCCAAATCACGACGGTGGTAACCAGAATTACGATGCAATCAGCTTGCTACGTTGGATGAATGAAGAAGTGTATTCTCATTATCCAAATGCAATGACCATTGCTGAAGAATCAACGGCATTCTCTGGTGTTTCTCGTCCTACTGATATGGGCGGTTTAGGCTTCGGCTTTAAGTGGAATATGGGGTGGATGCACGACAGCCTTTCTTATATTCAAGAAGAGCCTGTGCACCGTAAATTCCATCATAATACGATTACCTTCCCGCTGATTTATGCATTTAGCGAGAACTATGTACTGTCTTTATCTCACGATGAAGTGGTTTACGGTAAAGGTTCGCTATTAGATAAAATGCCAGGCGATGAATGGCAAAAAAGTGCTAATTTGCGTACATACATGGGCTACATGTATGGTCAGCCAGGTAAGAAACTGAACTTCATGGGGGCTGAAATTGCTCAAAGTGCCGAATGGTCACATGATGGTCAACTAGAATGGCACTGGTTAGAGTATCCTCGCCATAATGGCATGAAAAAGCTTGTCAGTGATCTGAACCATCTGTACCAAGATTTACCAGCGTTACATGAACTCGATTGTTCACCTGAAGGGTTTGAATGGCGTGTTCAAGACGATGCTGAAACCAGTGTGTTAGCGCATGAGCGATTTGCACTGAATGGCGATAAAGTACTGGTTGTTTCTAATTTCACACCTGTTCCTCGTGAAGGCTACACCTTGGGTGTACCCGCAGAGGGCGAGTATGAAGTATTGCTTAATACTGATGCTGAAAAATATTGGGGTAGCGGTACACCAATACAGCAAACAGTGAAAACGCAGTTGTTAGAAAAACACGGTTTGGCACAATCCATTTCGTTGGATCTACCGCCATTATCAACGGTATTTTTAGCATTTAAACAACACGCATAA
- the malQ gene encoding 4-alpha-glucanotransferase yields MKDDQVLKQVAEMAGLADSYVSAWGDEAQVENETLRRLLSALGYDTKNDDALMESALKRQRPDVLAPVKVVRNGEPMHITLHLGVSARTSDFSWKLTTEQGVVMEGWLQSQLISDDRENGGPLVFALPDDLAWGYHKLEVFRKRRKSPFEMTLIVTPASCYKQQALLDDKKLWGTSVQLYSVRTNYNWGIGDFGDLKQLVADIAARGGDFVGLNPVHSLFPANPEGASPYSPSSRRWLNLMYIDVSSVSEFAQCDEAQQLVGSAQFQQRLVEARNTNWVNYSEVSCLKMAVLPLLFDTFSERHLDNNTERAKQFLQFVEEGGDSLLHQAAFDALHADLKKKDDNTWGWPVFPEEYRHFDNAAVKTYIKDNAKQVKLYMYLQWLADTQLAEVNELAEEKGMAMGLYRDLAVGVCDSGAETWADHGALCQDVSVGAPPDILGPLGQNWGLPPLNPEALKETAYEPYIQLLRANMRNCGALRIDHVLGLLRLWWIPKGELATQGAYMYYPVDDMMAILALESHRFQCTVIGEDLGTVPDEIIGKLSTAGIHSYKVFFFETAEDGGFYSPAHYPSQSMAALCTHDMPTLRGFWHCDDLKMGEELGLYPDKEQLAGLFASRAESKQKILDSLDWHGYLPEGVGHDASYVPMDLRLSEGMQMHLAASSSALLSLQLEDWLEMDKPVNIPGTVDEYPNWRRKLSTTLDDLFTRQDIIDLTRRLTDARGKAS; encoded by the coding sequence ATGAAAGATGATCAAGTATTAAAACAAGTTGCTGAAATGGCTGGCCTAGCTGACAGCTATGTAAGTGCTTGGGGTGATGAAGCTCAAGTAGAAAACGAGACCCTACGTCGTTTATTATCTGCGCTTGGCTATGACACCAAAAATGATGATGCATTAATGGAATCTGCGCTAAAAAGACAGCGTCCAGATGTATTAGCACCTGTTAAGGTTGTTCGTAATGGCGAACCCATGCACATTACGCTACACCTAGGCGTAAGTGCACGAACAAGTGATTTCAGCTGGAAACTTACTACCGAACAAGGTGTAGTAATGGAAGGTTGGTTACAGTCTCAACTTATTTCTGATGATCGTGAAAATGGCGGTCCACTTGTATTTGCATTACCTGATGACTTGGCGTGGGGTTACCATAAATTAGAAGTATTCCGCAAACGCCGTAAGTCTCCATTTGAAATGACATTGATCGTAACTCCAGCGTCTTGTTATAAGCAGCAAGCGCTGTTGGATGATAAGAAACTTTGGGGCACCAGTGTTCAGCTTTATTCTGTTCGCACCAACTATAACTGGGGTATTGGTGACTTTGGCGATCTAAAACAATTAGTTGCTGATATTGCGGCTCGAGGTGGTGATTTTGTGGGCCTTAACCCAGTTCACTCGCTCTTCCCTGCGAACCCAGAAGGTGCAAGCCCATATAGCCCGTCTTCACGACGTTGGTTAAACTTAATGTACATTGATGTTAGCTCTGTATCTGAGTTTGCACAGTGTGACGAAGCCCAACAACTTGTTGGTAGTGCACAATTCCAACAACGTTTAGTGGAAGCGCGTAATACTAATTGGGTGAATTACAGCGAAGTATCTTGCCTTAAGATGGCAGTACTTCCGTTACTATTTGATACTTTTAGTGAGCGTCACTTAGATAATAATACAGAACGTGCAAAACAATTCTTACAGTTTGTTGAAGAGGGCGGCGATAGCTTACTTCATCAAGCAGCATTTGATGCATTACATGCTGATCTTAAGAAGAAAGATGACAATACTTGGGGCTGGCCTGTATTCCCTGAAGAGTATCGTCATTTCGATAATGCTGCAGTGAAAACTTACATCAAAGATAACGCTAAGCAAGTTAAGTTGTACATGTACTTACAATGGCTAGCAGACACTCAGCTTGCTGAAGTGAATGAGTTAGCTGAAGAGAAAGGCATGGCAATGGGTCTATACCGTGATCTTGCGGTTGGCGTTTGTGATTCTGGTGCTGAAACATGGGCTGACCATGGTGCGCTTTGTCAAGATGTTAGTGTTGGCGCGCCACCTGATATTTTGGGTCCATTAGGTCAAAACTGGGGTTTACCACCGCTAAACCCTGAAGCATTAAAAGAAACAGCTTACGAACCTTACATCCAGTTATTACGTGCAAATATGCGTAACTGTGGTGCACTACGAATTGACCACGTTTTAGGCTTGTTACGCCTTTGGTGGATTCCGAAAGGTGAATTAGCAACACAAGGTGCTTACATGTACTACCCAGTAGATGACATGATGGCAATCTTAGCATTAGAGAGTCACCGTTTTCAGTGTACTGTCATCGGTGAAGATTTGGGTACAGTGCCAGATGAAATTATAGGCAAACTGTCAACTGCTGGTATTCACTCATACAAAGTATTCTTTTTCGAAACAGCTGAAGATGGTGGTTTCTATTCTCCGGCTCATTATCCATCACAATCTATGGCGGCATTATGTACGCATGATATGCCAACACTTCGTGGTTTCTGGCATTGTGATGACTTGAAAATGGGTGAAGAATTAGGGCTTTACCCAGATAAAGAGCAACTTGCGGGATTATTTGCAAGTCGTGCTGAAAGTAAGCAAAAAATCCTTGATAGTTTAGACTGGCATGGTTATCTTCCTGAAGGGGTAGGTCACGATGCGAGTTATGTTCCAATGGATCTGCGCCTTAGTGAAGGTATGCAGATGCATTTGGCTGCTAGTTCGAGTGCATTGCTGAGCCTACAATTGGAAGACTGGTTGGAAATGGATAAGCCAGTAAACATTCCTGGTACAGTTGATGAATACCCTAACTGGCGTCGTAAGCTTTCTACAACATTAGACGATTTATTTACACGTCAAGATATTATTGATCTAACTCGTCGTTTAACAGACGCACGAGGAAAAGCAAGCTAG
- a CDS encoding glycogen/starch/alpha-glucan phosphorylase: protein MTTRGQTQQFDKALFKASVEKHLVTTYAKTPETADSRSWYLAVGKALAEISTGSLLETEKQLAEQNVRSVNYLSLEFLIGRLTGNNLISMGLYEEVSAAVEELGLNLTDLLEEERDPALGNGGLGRLAACFMDSLAAQEYPAVGYGLHYEYGLFSQSFEGGHQVEAPDAWRGIEGYPWEVVRPELGQTVGLFGSVETYTDKAGTICRRWVPAMTVEGVAWDLPIVGYDNKSVYPLRLWECRSPAPFNLARFNDGDYVGAQYGQLEAGNVTKVLYPNDNHDQGKTLRLMQQYFHCACSIADILRRHFAAGNKIEDLAKLESIQLNDTHPTIAIPELMRILIDEHKLGWDAAWAISSKVFAYTNHTLLPEALERWSESLIADMLPRHMEIIFEINHRFMTLVEEKWPGNNEIKRKLSIIEEGQQRMVRMANLCVVSTYAVNGVAALHSELVKRDLFPEFNELFPGRLHNVTNGVTPRRWLKFCNPGLTELVNEKIGTEWPAKLDQLSGLAKFAEDKKFQKRYLAVKKDNKQRFADWVQDNMGIELDTNAIFDVQIKRLHEYKRQHLNLLHILSLYHRLLNEPTFDMHPRVFIFAAKAAPGYALAKDIIFAINKVADKVNNDPRLGGKLKVVFVPDYRVSLAEIIIPAADVSEQISTAGLEASGTGNMKLALNGALTIGTMDGANVEIREEVGDENIFIFGLLVDEVLKQKEEGHDPYRYYHADSLLRASLDLLNTDEFTPGNPGQLSAIRQNLLDGGDPYLVLADFADYVKAHEKIDAEYRDQATWARKTILNTALVGKFSSDRSIRDYVNNIWKLKAVSVK from the coding sequence ATGACTACACGTGGTCAAACACAACAATTTGATAAAGCTTTATTTAAAGCATCAGTAGAAAAACACTTAGTGACTACTTATGCAAAAACGCCAGAGACAGCAGACTCACGAAGCTGGTATCTAGCAGTCGGCAAAGCATTAGCTGAGATCAGCACCGGCAGCCTGTTAGAAACGGAAAAGCAACTTGCAGAACAAAATGTACGTAGTGTTAATTACCTTTCTTTAGAATTTTTGATTGGCCGTCTTACTGGTAACAACCTTATCAGCATGGGGTTATACGAAGAAGTGAGCGCGGCAGTAGAAGAGCTAGGGCTTAACTTAACAGATTTACTTGAAGAAGAACGCGACCCTGCATTAGGTAATGGTGGTCTTGGCCGTCTAGCTGCATGTTTTATGGATTCTTTAGCAGCGCAAGAATACCCTGCAGTTGGTTACGGTCTTCATTATGAATACGGTTTATTTAGCCAATCTTTTGAGGGTGGACATCAAGTAGAAGCGCCAGATGCGTGGCGCGGTATTGAGGGTTACCCTTGGGAAGTTGTTCGCCCTGAACTTGGCCAAACTGTTGGTTTGTTTGGTTCAGTTGAAACATACACAGATAAAGCGGGCACTATTTGTCGCCGTTGGGTTCCAGCAATGACCGTTGAAGGTGTTGCATGGGATCTTCCTATTGTTGGTTACGACAATAAGAGCGTTTACCCTCTGCGTTTATGGGAATGTCGTTCACCAGCGCCATTCAATCTAGCTCGCTTTAACGATGGCGATTACGTTGGCGCACAATACGGCCAATTAGAAGCTGGTAACGTAACAAAAGTGCTTTACCCAAATGACAATCATGATCAGGGTAAAACATTGCGCTTAATGCAGCAGTATTTCCATTGCGCATGTTCTATAGCAGATATTCTTCGTCGCCATTTTGCAGCTGGTAACAAAATTGAAGATCTTGCGAAACTTGAATCTATTCAGCTAAATGATACTCACCCAACAATTGCGATTCCTGAACTAATGCGCATCCTTATTGATGAGCACAAATTAGGTTGGGATGCGGCATGGGCAATTTCATCGAAAGTATTTGCTTACACTAACCACACATTATTGCCTGAAGCACTGGAAAGATGGAGCGAGTCTCTAATCGCAGACATGCTTCCGCGTCATATGGAAATTATTTTCGAAATTAACCATCGTTTCATGACGTTGGTTGAAGAGAAGTGGCCTGGTAACAACGAAATCAAACGTAAGCTTTCTATTATTGAAGAAGGCCAGCAGCGTATGGTTCGTATGGCAAACTTGTGTGTGGTCAGTACTTACGCTGTTAATGGTGTAGCGGCTCTGCACTCAGAGTTAGTTAAACGCGATTTATTCCCTGAATTCAACGAACTATTCCCAGGTCGTCTTCATAACGTTACAAACGGTGTTACACCACGTCGCTGGTTAAAGTTCTGTAACCCAGGTCTTACTGAGTTAGTGAATGAAAAAATCGGTACAGAATGGCCAGCAAAACTAGATCAGTTGTCTGGTTTAGCTAAATTCGCTGAAGATAAGAAATTCCAGAAGCGTTACCTAGCAGTGAAGAAAGACAACAAGCAACGTTTTGCTGATTGGGTTCAAGACAACATGGGTATCGAGCTTGATACTAATGCAATCTTTGATGTTCAAATTAAACGTTTGCACGAATATAAGCGTCAGCATTTGAATTTGCTGCATATTCTATCGCTTTACCATCGTTTGCTGAATGAACCTACGTTTGATATGCACCCACGTGTGTTTATCTTTGCCGCGAAAGCAGCACCGGGTTACGCATTAGCAAAAGATATTATCTTTGCAATTAACAAAGTTGCAGACAAAGTAAATAACGATCCTCGCCTTGGCGGTAAGCTGAAAGTTGTATTCGTACCTGATTACCGTGTAAGCCTTGCGGAAATCATTATTCCTGCGGCTGACGTGTCTGAACAGATTTCAACTGCAGGTCTAGAAGCGTCGGGTACAGGTAACATGAAGCTTGCACTTAATGGTGCGCTAACTATCGGTACGATGGACGGTGCAAACGTTGAGATCCGCGAAGAAGTGGGCGACGAAAACATCTTTATCTTCGGTTTACTGGTAGATGAAGTTCTTAAACAAAAAGAAGAGGGTCACGACCCTTACCGTTATTACCACGCTGATAGTCTTCTACGTGCGTCTCTAGATTTATTGAATACAGACGAATTTACACCGGGCAACCCTGGCCAGTTATCGGCGATTCGCCAAAACTTACTGGACGGCGGTGACCCATATTTAGTGCTTGCTGATTTCGCAGACTACGTAAAAGCACATGAGAAAATTGATGCGGAATACCGTGATCAAGCAACATGGGCACGTAAGACGATCTTAAATACTGCACTTGTTGGTAAATTCAGTTCAGACCGTAGTATCCGTGACTACGTCAATAATATCTGGAAACTAAAAGCAGTATCAGTTAAATAA